One Phaseolus vulgaris cultivar G19833 chromosome 11, P. vulgaris v2.0, whole genome shotgun sequence genomic window carries:
- the LOC137806260 gene encoding uncharacterized protein, protein MDAVIPATFVKPKATFTGVEDPEAHLTTFHTQMMLVGGSDAVRCKLFMSTLVGTAMDWFISLSDGHVMSFAQLSKLFKEQYIANRAPPPIFYNLFDVRQCQGESLKEFLNHFGAQVVRLNTKDETMMVHAFRKGIVPGPFSESLIKNRPKTFDEIRRRAVAHIVAEGEVNEKRTCVVPTRPRAPGRPQPLGVHEATTEKRALAKQQPYEPRKPRLGAAQGRMCHLGTTLW, encoded by the coding sequence ATGGACGCTGTGATACCAGCCACGTTCGTGAAGCCCAAAGCCACCTTCACAGGGgtagaggacccagaggctcatctcacgaccttccatacgcagatgatgttggttggggGCTCTGACGCGGTGCGatgcaagctgttcatgagtacactagtgggaacggcgatggattggttcatcagcctctcTGATGGCCACGTGATGTCATTCGCGCAATTGTCTAAGTTGTTCAAAGAGCAATACATCGCGAATCGGGCTCCCCCACCCATTTTTTACAACCTTTTTGACGTAAGACAGTGTCAGGGAGAGTCCTTGAAGGAATTCCTCAACCATTTTGGggcgcaggtggtgaggctgaACACCAAGGATGAAACCATGATGGTGCATGCGTTCAGGAAGGGAATTGTGCCTGGACCCTTCAGCGAATCACTCATCAAGAACCGCCCCAAAACTTTCGATGAGATAAGGCGTCGAGCGGTGGCTCACATTGTCGCGGAGGGAGAAGTCAATGAGAAGCGCACATGCGTTGTCCCTACGCGCCCACGAGCACCAGGCCGACCTCAACCCCTGGGGGTGCATGAGGCAACAACAGAGAAGAGGGCTCTAGCGAAGCAGCAGCCTTACGAGCCCAGGAAGCCCAGACTAGGGGCCGCACAAGGGAGAATGTGCCACCTAGGCACAACGTTGTGGTAG
- the LOC137806276 gene encoding uncharacterized protein — MVMIDLPILKVLQKSDVARRMVRWEVELSEFDVQYEPRGPIKDQVYADFMVELFSANAHQEEANFRWVLSVDGSSNQQGSRAGVILEGPNGLLIEQALRFAFKANNNQSEYEALNAGMLLGKDMGAQSLLAKSDSLLVIGQVIEEYQAKDPQIVAYLGYVQILKGSFVVFELMHVPR, encoded by the coding sequence ATGGTGATGATAGACCTGCCTATCCTCAAGGTGCTACAGAAATCGGATGTGGCGAGAAGGATGGTACGCTGGGAAGTGGAACTTTCGGAGTTCGATgtccagtacgagccccgaggtccTATCAAGGATCAGGTCTACGCAGATTTTATGGTAGAGCTCTTCTCAGCAAATGCACACCAAGAGGAAGCCAACTTCCGGTGGGTGCTCTCTGTAGACGGGTCCTCTAACCAACAAGGCAGCAGGGCAGgcgtcatcttggagggaccaaATGGGCtattgatcgagcaggccctacggttcgccttcaaggccaACAACAACCAGTCAGAGTACGAAGCCCTCAACGCTGGCATGCTACTGGGCAAAGATATGGGTGCACAAAGTCTGTTGGCAAAAAGCGACTCCCTATTAGTCATAGGTCAGGTGATTGAAGAATACCAGGCCAAGGACCCTCAGATTGTCGCATACCTAGGGTATGTCCAGATTCTTAAGGGGTCATTCGTGGTGTTCGAGCTAATGCATGTCCCAAGatag